From the Anaeromyxobacter dehalogenans 2CP-1 genome, the window CCAGAGCGGCGGGTTGACGATCGCGAGCCGCGGGCCGAGCAGGCCGTCCGCCGGCAGCGACGCCGCGAGCCCGAGCGTCTGCGCCCGCGCGTCCCGCACCCAGGCCGAGAGGATCCGGTCCATCCGCCTCTATGTAGCGGAAGGTCCCGGCCCGGGCGAGGCGTCTTCTCGGGCGCGCGACACCTGGGAGCGGCCTGGCGCGGGCGCCCCGGCGGCGGCAGATCCGCGGGACGCCCACGCGGGCGCGGAGGTGGCGCATGGCAACGGATCTCGACGTGCTGGTCCTCGGCTCCGGCCAGGCCGGCGTGCCGCTCGCGGCGCGGCTCGCCGCCGCGGGGCGGCGGGTGGCGCTGGTCGAGCGCGGCGACCTGGGTGGCACCTGCGTGAACGCCGGCTGCACGCCGACGAAGACGCTCATCGCGAGCGCGCGCGCCGCGCACGTGGCGAGGACCGCCGGGCGGCTCGGGATCCGCGCCGGCGAGGTGCAGGTGGACCTCGGGGCGGCGATGGACCGCAAGGACGCGGTGGTGGCGCGCTGGCGCGAGGGCGTGCGCCAGCGGCTGGAGGCCGCCGCGCCGCGGCTGCGGCTGGTGCACGGCCCCGCGCGCTTCGTGGCCCCGCGCGAGGTGGAGGTCGCGGGCGAGCGGCTCGCGGCGCCGGTGGTGATCGTGAACGTGGGCGCGCGGCCGGCGGTGGCGCCCGTCCCCGGGCTGGACCGGGTCCCGTTCCTCACCAGCACGGGCGCGCTCGCGCTGCGGGCGCTCCCCGCGCACCTGGTGGTGCTCGGCGGCGGCTACGTCGGCTGCGAGCTCGCGCAGCTGTTCCGGCGGTTCGGCGCCGGCGTGACGGTGATCGACCCCTCGCCGCACCTGCTCGCCCGCGAGGACGAGGCGGTGAGCGCCGCGCTGGAGGAGGTGTTCCGGCGCGAGGGCATCCGGCTCGCGCTGGGCGCGGCGGCCGAGGCGGTCGAGGGCGGCGCGGGTGCGGTGCGGGTGCGGCTCGCGGGCGGCGCGGTGGAGGAGGGCTCGCACCTGCTCGTCGCCACCGGACGCCGCCCGAACACCGACGACCTCGGCTGCGACGCGGCCGGCGTGGCGCTGGATCGCCGCGGGTTCGTGGAGGTGGACGCGCGCTACTGCACCAGCGCCGAGGGCGTGTACGCGGTGGGCGACGCGGCCGGCGGCCCGCAGTTCACCCACAGCGCCTGGGACGACCACCGCATCCTGTTCGACCTCCTGCTCGGCCGCGGCCGGCGGACGCGCGACGACCGGCTGGTGCCGCACGTGGTGTTCACCGATCCGCAGGTCGGGGTGGTCGGGCTGACCGAGCGGGAGGCGCGGGCGCGCGGCGTCCCGTTCGAGCTCGCCACGCTGCCGTACTCGGCGGTGGCGCGCGCCGTCGAGGTGGACGAGCCGGACGGGGTCGTGCGCGTGCTGGTGGACCCGCGCGACGAGCGGATCCTGGGCGCGGCGGTGGTGGGGGCGGAGGGAGGGGAGCTCGTGCACGTCCTCGCCGCGCTGATGCAGGCGGGCGCGAGCGCGCGGGCGCTCGTGGACATGGAGATGGCCCACCCGACGTTCTGCGAGGGGCTCCAGTCCGCGGTGATGACGCTCGAGCGCTTCGCGCTGCGGCCCTGATCGGAGCCCCTCGGGCGCGGCCGTTTCGCCCCGCGCAACGATCCGGTGCGCCCCCGGACATTGCGCCGGACCGGGCCGGCCGGCACATCCCGGGGCAGGAGATCGCCATGACCGAACGCGGACTCGAGACCGTCGTCACCCCCATCGCCGCCAGCGACGGCGCCGGCGTGCGGCTGAAGCGCAGCATCGCCACCCGGACGCTCGACCACCTGGATCCGTTCTTCCTGTTCGACCACTTCGGCTCGGAGAACGCGAACGACTACATCGCGGGCTTCCCCATGCACCCGCACCGCGGCATCGAGACCATCACCTACATGCTCGACGGCAGCGTCGCGCACCGCGACAGCATCGGGAACTCGGGCGTGATCGGCGCCGGCGACGTGCAGTGGATGACCGCCGGCAGCGGCATCCTGCACGAGGAGATGCCGAAGGTCGGGCCGCGCCGGCTCGACGGCTTCCAGATCTGGGTGAACCTGCCGGCGAAGCTGAAGATGACGCGCCCGCGCTACCAGGACGTGCCGGCGGCGCGCATCCCCGAGGTGGCCCGGGCCGGCGGCGCGCGCGTGCGGGTGGTCGCCGGGGAGGTGGACGGGGTGGCCGGCGCGGTGAAGGACATCTTCGCCGGCCCGACCTACCTCGACGTCGCGCTGCCCGCGGGCGAGACCTTCGAGCAGCCGGTGCCGCGCGGCCACACCGCGCTGCTGTACGTGTTCGAGGGCGAGGTGACCGTGGGCGGCGCGCAGGCCGGCCGCGCCGCGCAGGCGGTGGGCGCACCGCGGCTCGCCGTCCTCCGGGACGGCGAGGTGGTCCGCGTGCACGCCGGCGCGGCGCCGGCGCGCTTCCTGCTGCTCTCGGCGCAGCCGCTGAACGAGCCGTACGCGCGCTACGGGCCGTTCGTGATGAACACCGAGGAGGAGATCGAGCAGGCCCTCCACGAGCTGCGCAGCGGGACGTTCATCCAGCGCTGAGAGAGCGTGAACCCATCCCCTCCCGTCGCCGCGGCGGCCGATCCGCGGCGCATCGCGTCGTTGCTCCTCCCTCACATGCCGACGGGCATGCTCGGTCGTCGCGCCTCGCGCTGCTCGCGGCTCGACCGCCTGGCTCGGTCCCGGGATGGATTCACGCGCTCCGAGCGCCGGGCCCGGGCGCGGTGGTCGGGTGTGCGCGGCGCCGGGTGCGTGTGCGGCGCGGACGCAGCCGCGGCCCGGGCCGCTGGCGTTTTGCGCACGGTGGACGGCCGGCGTTCGCCTAGCATGCACGGTCCGTGTCGGAGGTGGACCGCCGGCGCCATGACGGCGCGCGCGGCTCCGCGTTCCCCGGAGGACCCATGCACCCCGCCCGCCGCCACGTGCCCGCGGCCATCGCGCTCTGCACCCTCCTCGCCTGCAGCGGTGGCGGGAGCGATCGGCCCCCGCTGCCCGTCATCCCTGGGAACGCGCCCCCGATCGCGCAGGCAGGCTTCGATCGCGCCGTCGCGAAGGGCGCGCTCGTCCAGCTCGACGGCTCGGCCAGCCGCGACCCGGAGGGCTTCCCGCTGAGCTACGGGTGGACGTTCGTGTCGCGGCCCGTCGGCAGCGCCGCCACGCTCCAGTCCGCCACCTCCCAGCGGGCGTCGTTCGTCGCCGACGTGCCCGGCAGCTACGTGGTGCGCCTCCAGGTGTCCGACGGGCTGAACGCGCCGGTCTCGGACGACGTGGTCATCACCAGCCAGAACGTGGCGCCGACGGCGGCGGCGGGCGCCGACCGGGAGGGGAGCCGGGGGATCGCGGTCGCGCTCGACGGGCGCGCCAGCTCGGATCCGGACGGCGACGCGATCACCTACGCGTGGGCGCTGACGGCGCGCCCGCCCGGCAGCACCGCGGCGCTCACCGGGGCCGGGCTCTCCCAGGCCTCCTTCACGCCGGACGTCTACGGCAGCTACGTGGTCCGCCTCACGGTGAGCGACGGCGTGCTCGCGGCGCAGGACGACGTGACGGTCACCGTCCGCAACCACGCGCCCGTGGCGGACGCCGGCCCGGATCTCGAGTCCAACGCCGGGGCGACGCTCGCCCTGAGCGCCGCCGCCTCGAGCGATCCGGACCAGGACCCGATCACCTGCGCCTGGGCGCTGGTGACGAAGCCGGCGGGCAGCAGCGCGGTCCTGTCGGATCCGGGCGCGTGCGCCCCGTCGGTCACCTACGACGTCGCGGGCGTGTACGCGTTCTCGCTCGCGGTCCACGACGGCCAGCTCGCCAGCGCCGCGGCGGACCCCGTGCAGGTCACCGTCCACGAGAAGGTGTGGATGCTCGGCCACGCGGTGGCGGACGCGGAGTACTCGCGGGCGCTCGACCGGATCGTGGCGGTGGGCGGCTCGAGGCTGTACGTCGCCGACCCCGTCGCCGGGACGGAGACGTCGGTGGCGCTCCCGAAGGCGGCGCTCGCGGTGAGCGTCTCGCCGGACGGCCGCTACGCCGCGGTCGGCCACGACGCCCTGGTCTCGTACGTGAGCCTCGACGCGCCGCCGGCGCTGCTCGGCACGTTCACCACCAGCGTGATCCCGTCCGACGTGGTGCTGGCGGGCAACGGCTGGATCTACCTGTTCCCGACCACGTGGGACCAGATCCACGGCATCCGGATCTCGACCGGCGTGGACACGCCGAGCACCGGCTGGAGCCCGTTCGACGGCACGAAGGCGAGGCTGCACCCGGGCGGCGCCGCGCTCTACGGCGCCGACAACTTCGTGTCGCCCGCCGACATCCGGAAGTTCTCGATCGCGAGCGGGGTGGCCTCGTTCCTGTACGACTCGCCGTACCACGGCGACTACGCCATGTGCGGCGATCTCTGGATCACCGAGGACGGGCTGCGCATCGTGACGGCGTGCGGCAACACGTTCCACTCGAACACGACCCAGGGCTCCACCGCCGGCTCGGACATGACCTACGCCGGCGCGCTGGAGGGCACCGGGCAGGTGAAGTGGGCGGACCACTCGGCCGCGGCCGGCCAGATCCTGGTGGTGACCGGCCTGCCGTACTGGCCGGCGGATCCCGACGCGGACGCCGAGCTCCGGCTGTTCGGCGACGACTTCCTGGCGCTCCAGGAGACCATCCCGCTGACCCGCATCGGCGTGGGCGGCAAGGGCTACGTCTCCCACGGGCGCTTCGCGTTCTTCTCCGCCGACGGGACCCGCCGCATCGCGCTGGTCCAGGTGGACGCGAGCTCGGGCCTGCTCGCGCCCGACGCGGTGGTCGTCTACTGACGGTCGCCCCGGGCTTCGGGAGGCGCGAGAACGCCCACCCCCGGCGCGCGGATGCGCGCGCCGGGCGCTTGCCCTCGCGCGCGGCGCCGACTATTCGTGCGGCTCGCGCCGGACGTGGGCGGCGCCAAGGAGACCCGGGTGACCCGCCGAGGCTGGATCCTGTTCGTCGCGCTGGGCGTGCTGTGGGGCATCCCGTACCTGCTCATCAAGGTCGCGGTGCGCGACCTCTCGCCCGCCAGCCTCGTGTTCCTCCGGACCGCCGCCGGGGCGGTGCTGCTGCTCCCGTTCGTGCTCGTCCGCGGGAACCTGCGGCCGGTGCTGGCGCGCTGGCGCCCCATCGCCCTGTTCACGTTCGGCGAGATGGCGGTCCCGTGGCTGCTGCTCGCCGACGCCGAGCGCCACGTGACGAGCTCGCTCGCGGGGCTCGTCATCGCGGCCACGCCGCTGGTCGGCGCGGTCGCCTCGCGCCTGAGCGCGGGCCACGAGCCGCTCGGCGCGCGCCGCATGTCGGGCCTCGCCGTCGGCCTCGCGGGCGTGGTGGCGCTGCTCGGGCTCGACCTCGGCCGCGGCGACGCGCGGGCGGTGGCGGAGCTCGCGGTGGTCGTGGTCGGGTACGCGCTCGCGCCGCGGATCGTGGCGCGCCGCCTCTCGGATCTCCCCGCGCTCGACGTGGTGGCGGTGTCGCTCGCGATGTGCGCGCTCGCGTACGCGCCGTTCGGGATCGCGCAGCTGCCCGGCGCCTGGCCGCCCGCCGAGGCGGTCGGCGCGGTGGCGGGGCTCGGCGTGCTCTGCACCGCGCTCGCGTTCACGCTGTTCTTCCAGCTCATCGCCGAGGTGGGCCCGGTCCGCGCCACGGTGGTGGCGTACGTGAACCCGGCGGTGGCGGTGGCGGCGGGCGTGACGCTCCTCGGCGAGCCGTTCACCGTCGGCACCGCGGTGGGGTTCGCGCTGATCCTGGGCGGCTCCTGGCTGGCGACCTCCGGCGCCGCGCGCCGCGCGGCGTCCCCGATTCCGGCCCGGGGCTCCGCGCCGGGCGCGGTCGCGCCGGCCGCCGCCGAGCGGGCGGGGTGACGCCCTCGCGCCATGATCGCGGCTGACGCGAGCCTGGACGACCTCCGGCTGCTCGTGGAGGTGGTGGCGACCGGCGGCCTCACGGCGGCGGCGGCGCGCCTCGGCCTGCGCAAGTCCACCGTGAGCCGCCGGCTCGCCGCGCTCGAGGAGCGCCTCGGCGTCCGGCTCCTGGAGCGGAACGCGCGCCGGCTGCGGCTCACCGAGGCGGGCCGCGCGTACCACGCCCGCGCCGCGCGGCTCGTGGCCGAGGCCCGCGCGCTCGACCGGGAGACCGCCGAGGCCCGCGGCGCGCCGCAGGGCACGCTGCGGATCGCGACGCCGGCCCTGCTCGGCGAGCTGCTCGCGCCCGCGGTGGCCGAGCTGCTGCTCCGCCACCCGCGCCTGGGGGTCGAGCTCGCGCTCGCGCCGCCGCACGTGGACCTGCTCGCGGAGGAGCACGACCTGGCGCTGCGCACCGGCCCGCTCGCCGACTCCTCCCTGGTGGCGCGCCGCCTCGGGACCCTGCGCACCGGCTGCTACGCGAGCCCCGCCTACCTGGCTCGCCGCGGCACGCCGGCCACGCCGGACGCGCTGCGCGACGAGGCGGAGGCGCACGATTGCATCCTGCTCGCCGAGGCCGGCACCGACGAGATCTGGTTCTTCGGCGCGGGCGCCACGGCGCGGACGGTGCGCCCCGCCGGCCGCCTGCGCGTGCCCAGCGTGCACGCCGGGCAGCTCGCCGCCCGCGCCGGGCTCGGCGTGGTGCGCCTGCCGGCGGCGCTCGTCGCGGACGACGTGCGGTCCGGGCGGCTCGTGGCGGTGCTCGAGGCGGAGACGCCGCCGGGCATGCCGGTCCACGCGGTCTACCCGAGCGGCCGGCACCTCGCGCCCAAGGTGCGCGCCTTCCTCGAGCTGGTGTCGGGCGGCGCCGCGGCGCTGCCGTGGGATCCGCCGGGGCGCGCGCCGGCCGTGGGGCCGGGGGACGCCGCGGAACGCAGCGTTCCGGCGCGGCCGGTCGCCCCGGCGCGCCGCCGCGGGTAGATCCGGTCCGCGCGGCGGCCGGGCACTCCGCCCGGCGGCGCGGGCGGAGGCGGCCATGGCGAGCGGCGTGATGGACATCGGGGACGCGGAGTTCGAGCGCGAGGTGCTGAGCGCGGCCGAGCCGGTGCTGGTGGAGTTCACCGCGGCGTGGTGCGCGCCCTGCAGGGCGCTCGCGCCCACGCTGGAGGCGCTCGCGAGCGGCTACCGCGGCCGCGTGAAGGTCGCGGCGCTCGACGTGGAGCGGCACCCGGCCACCGCCGAGCGGTACGGGATCCGCGCGATGCCCACGCTGCTCTTCTTCAAGGGCGGCGCGGTGGCCCGGCAGCTCGTCGGCGCGGTGCCGCGCGCGCGCCTCGAGGACGTGGTGCGCGAGCTGCTGCCGCGGTAGGCGGGCGCACGGCCGGGTGGGAGCCCGAACCACCTCCCGCGCCGGGCGCGGGCCTGCGCGCGCCGGCGCAGGTCGGCGCTTCCGACGCCGGCGCCCGGAGGGTACTCTCGCTGCTCGACCGGGGGCGCGTGGCCCCCGGCGCCCCCGGAGCGCGAGCGTGAGCGGCGAAGAACAGCGGACCCCGGTCCCGGCCTGGGCGTCGTCGCGGGCGGCCCCGGCGCTGGTGGTGGCGGTCGCGATCATCGACCTGCTGGCCGTCCTGCTGGTCGGGTCCTCGGTCGAGCAGAGCCGGCTCCACCAGCACGAGCGCGCCACCGCGGCCACCCAGAACCTGGCCGCCGCGCTGGAGCAGTACCTCGGCGGCATCTTCGAGAAGGTCGAGCTGACGCTGCTCACGGTGGCCGACGAGTATGCGCGCGAGTCGGCCGCGGGCCGGCTGGACGCGCCGGTGTTCGACGACTTCCTGGCGCGCCAGCGCGGACGCATCCCGCAGGTCCACGCGCTCGAGGTCTTCGACGCGAACGGGGTGCTGGCGCACGGCCGCGACGCGCCCCCCGGGGTCATCAGCGACATCTCCGACCGCGAGTACTTCCGGCGGCTGCGGGACGACCCCGGCCTCGGCGTGCTCGTCTCGAGCCCGCTCGTGGGACGGCTCACCGCCCGCCCGCAGCTGGTCATGGCCCGCGCGCTCCGGCGCGCGGACGGCGGCTTCGCCGGCGTCGCGGTCGCGAGCGTGCTGCTGGAGGACCTGGCCCACGCGCTGGAGGGCTACGACGTGGGCGCGCGGGGCGTCATCGTGCTGCGCGATCCCGACCTGGGCGTGGTGGTGCGCCGCCAGAGCTCCGGCGCGCCCATCGCGCTCGGCGACCGCACCGTCTCGCCCGAGCTGCTGGCGCTGCTCCGCGACGGCCACCGCGCCGCCACCTACTCCGGCGTGGCGGTGGACGGCGTCGAGCGCACCTTCACGTTCCGGCGGATGGCGCGCACCGGGCACCTCGTCATCGTGGGGCTCGCGTGCGACGACTACCTCGCCGGCTGGCGCCGCTCCACGCTGCTCGCCACCGCCGTGCTCGCCGCCTTCGGCCTGCTCACCGCCGCCGCGGCCTGGCTGACGCTGCGCGCCTGGCGCCGGCACCAGGCGGCGGTGCAGGACCTCGCCGAGCAGGAGACCCGCTTCCGCCTGCTGGCCGAGAGCGCCACCGACGTGATCTGGATGGTGGACGCGGCGCGCCGCCTCACCTACGTGAGCCCGGCGGTGCAGCGCCTGGCAGGGTGGACGCCGGAGGAGGCGTGCCGCGTCCGCTGGCCGCGGCTCCTGTCGCGGCCGTCCATCGAGCGGATCCGCTCGGCGCTCGCCCGGCTCGGCGCGGTGGCGCCGCACGCGCAGCCGTTCGCCGATGCGCTCATCGAGCACGAGGTGGTGGCCAAGGACGGCCGGCGGGTCCACGCGGAGTCGCGCTTCAGCCTCCTGTGGAGCGCCGACGGGCAGGTGCTCGGCGCCATCGGCGTGACCCGCGACGTCACCGAGCGGCGGGAGATGCAGGCGCGGGTCCAGGTCGCGGAGCGCATGGCGTCGCTCGGGACGATGGCGGCCGGCGTCGCCCACGAGGTGAACAACCCGCTCACCTACGTGTACGGCAACGTGGCGTTCGCGCTGGAGCGGCTGCGGTCGGTGGACGTCGCGCGCGGCCGGCAGGGGCCGGTCGACGAGGCGCTCCAGGCGCTGCGCGAGGCGCTGGCCGGCGCCGACCGCGTCCGCCACATCGTGCGCGACCTGAAGGCGTTCTCGCGCGCCGAGGACGGCCGGCTCGAGCCGGTGGACGTGGGGCAGGTCATCGAGGGCTGCCTCAAGATGACCGCGACGCTCACCGGCGACCGGGCGCAGGTGAGCGTGCGGCTCGGGCCGGTCCCGCGGGTCCTGGCGAGCGAGGCGCGGATCGGGCAGGTGATGCTGAACCTGATCGTGAACGCCGCGCACGCCATCCCCGAGGGCGACCCCGACGCGAACCGCATCGAGGTCTCCACCGCGCTCGCCGCGGACGGGCGCGTCGAGGTGGTGGTGACCGACACCGGCACGGGCATCGCGCCCGAGGTGCTGCCCCGCATCTTCGACCCGTTCTTCACCACCAAGGGCGTGGGGGAGGGGACGGGGCTGGGCCTGTCGATCTGCCACGGGATCGTGAAGGGGCTGGACGGCGAGATCGACGTCGAGACGGCGGTGGGACGGGGGAGCCGGTTCCGCGTGCTGCTCCCGCCGGCGCCGGAAGGCGCCGTGGCCGCGCCGGCGGAGGCGCCCATCGCGCCCGCCGCGCCGCCCCGGCGGCGGGTGCTGGTGCTCGACGACGATCCGCTGGTGGCGCGCGCCATCGGCCGGACGCTCTCGCGCGACTGCGCGGTGGACGTGAGCACCGACCCGGTGCAGGCCCTCCGGCGCGTCCACTCGGGCGAGCGCTGGGACGTGATCCTCTGCGACCTGATGATGCCCGAGCTCGCCGGGATGGACGTCCACGCGTCCATCCAGGAGATCGATCCCGGCCAGGCGGCGCGCATCGTGTTCATGACCGGCGGCGCGTTCACCACCCGGGCGCGCGAGTTCCTGGAGCGCGTCCCGAACGCCCGGCTCGAGAAGCCCCTCGACCCGGCCACGCTGGCGCGGGTGCTCGAGGCGGGCGGCCGCGGAGCGCCGGGCGACGGGACGGCCGGACGCTGAGGCTCAGGCCGGGCGCAGTCGCCCGAGCAGCACCGGCGCGCACGGGGGCGGCGGGGCCCGCTGGTCCCGGCGCTCCGACTCCCGCTCCGCCAGCACGGCCTGGCAGGCGGGGCAGGACACGGTGACGGGCACGATGGTCCAGAACCGGCCGTTCTCCGCCCGGCACGCCGCGCCGCCCGCCGCCTCCTCGTAGAAGTGGATCATCGCGTCCCCCCTGGTCGGCTAGACCCTCGACCGTGCCCAGCGTCGCCCGCCGGCGCTCGCGGCGGAAGTCGCGCGAGCGCCCGACCCGCACCGCCGGGACGCGCGGACGGGGGACAGATGGGGCACGCCGCCACGCGGCGGGGGTGGGCACGCGCCCGCAGCCGGGGTATGGATGCGCCCCCATGGCGACCCCTGGCGACCGCGGCGGGCCCGACCTCGATCCGGCCGACCTCGCGGCGGCCCTCCGCGTGCTGGCGCGGGTGGCCGACGACCGCACCGTGCTCGCGCGCGTGGACGCGGACGCGCGCGTGGCGCTGCAGCGGCTCGCCGGCGAGGTGGCGCGGCCGGATCTCAAGGCCCGCAAGAAGCTGCAGAAGGCCCTGCTCAAGCAGGAGCACCGCGCGCGCCGCTCCCGGGACGCCGACCTGCGCCGGGACACCGGCATCCAGCGGCTCCGGCAGGCGCCGGTGTTCGTGGCGCCGCTCCCCGAGCTGCCGCCGCCCGGCGCCGACGCGTCCGGCTGGTGGCCGCGGCTGCCGGGCGCGGGCGACGCCGCCGCGGGCGCGGACACCGCCGCGGAGAACACCGGGCCGGAGCTGTCGGAGCCGCGCAAGTGCTACGTGTGCAAGGCGACGTTCCGCCGCCTGCACCCGTTCTACGATCAGCTGTGCCGCGCCTGCGGCGACGAGAACCAGGCGCGCCGCACCGCCGGCGTGGACCTGCGGGGCCGGGTGGCGCTCGTCACCGGCGCGCGCGTGAAGATCGGCTACCAGGCGGCGCTGCTGCTGCTCCGCGCCGGCTGCACCGTGGTGGCGCTGACCCGGTTCCCGCGCGACGCCGCGGCGCGCTACGCGCGCGAGGCGGACTTCGAGC encodes:
- a CDS encoding PKD domain-containing protein; its protein translation is MHPARRHVPAAIALCTLLACSGGGSDRPPLPVIPGNAPPIAQAGFDRAVAKGALVQLDGSASRDPEGFPLSYGWTFVSRPVGSAATLQSATSQRASFVADVPGSYVVRLQVSDGLNAPVSDDVVITSQNVAPTAAAGADREGSRGIAVALDGRASSDPDGDAITYAWALTARPPGSTAALTGAGLSQASFTPDVYGSYVVRLTVSDGVLAAQDDVTVTVRNHAPVADAGPDLESNAGATLALSAAASSDPDQDPITCAWALVTKPAGSSAVLSDPGACAPSVTYDVAGVYAFSLAVHDGQLASAAADPVQVTVHEKVWMLGHAVADAEYSRALDRIVAVGGSRLYVADPVAGTETSVALPKAALAVSVSPDGRYAAVGHDALVSYVSLDAPPALLGTFTTSVIPSDVVLAGNGWIYLFPTTWDQIHGIRISTGVDTPSTGWSPFDGTKARLHPGGAALYGADNFVSPADIRKFSIASGVASFLYDSPYHGDYAMCGDLWITEDGLRIVTACGNTFHSNTTQGSTAGSDMTYAGALEGTGQVKWADHSAAAGQILVVTGLPYWPADPDADAELRLFGDDFLALQETIPLTRIGVGGKGYVSHGRFAFFSADGTRRIALVQVDASSGLLAPDAVVVY
- a CDS encoding LysR family transcriptional regulator: MIAADASLDDLRLLVEVVATGGLTAAAARLGLRKSTVSRRLAALEERLGVRLLERNARRLRLTEAGRAYHARAARLVAEARALDRETAEARGAPQGTLRIATPALLGELLAPAVAELLLRHPRLGVELALAPPHVDLLAEEHDLALRTGPLADSSLVARRLGTLRTGCYASPAYLARRGTPATPDALRDEAEAHDCILLAEAGTDEIWFFGAGATARTVRPAGRLRVPSVHAGQLAARAGLGVVRLPAALVADDVRSGRLVAVLEAETPPGMPVHAVYPSGRHLAPKVRAFLELVSGGAAALPWDPPGRAPAVGPGDAAERSVPARPVAPARRRG
- a CDS encoding DMT family transporter, with protein sequence MTRRGWILFVALGVLWGIPYLLIKVAVRDLSPASLVFLRTAAGAVLLLPFVLVRGNLRPVLARWRPIALFTFGEMAVPWLLLADAERHVTSSLAGLVIAATPLVGAVASRLSAGHEPLGARRMSGLAVGLAGVVALLGLDLGRGDARAVAELAVVVVGYALAPRIVARRLSDLPALDVVAVSLAMCALAYAPFGIAQLPGAWPPAEAVGAVAGLGVLCTALAFTLFFQLIAEVGPVRATVVAYVNPAVAVAAGVTLLGEPFTVGTAVGFALILGGSWLATSGAARRAASPIPARGSAPGAVAPAAAERAG
- a CDS encoding pirin family protein, producing MTERGLETVVTPIAASDGAGVRLKRSIATRTLDHLDPFFLFDHFGSENANDYIAGFPMHPHRGIETITYMLDGSVAHRDSIGNSGVIGAGDVQWMTAGSGILHEEMPKVGPRRLDGFQIWVNLPAKLKMTRPRYQDVPAARIPEVARAGGARVRVVAGEVDGVAGAVKDIFAGPTYLDVALPAGETFEQPVPRGHTALLYVFEGEVTVGGAQAGRAAQAVGAPRLAVLRDGEVVRVHAGAAPARFLLLSAQPLNEPYARYGPFVMNTEEEIEQALHELRSGTFIQR
- the trxA gene encoding thioredoxin, whose translation is MASGVMDIGDAEFEREVLSAAEPVLVEFTAAWCAPCRALAPTLEALASGYRGRVKVAALDVERHPATAERYGIRAMPTLLFFKGGAVARQLVGAVPRARLEDVVRELLPR
- a CDS encoding hybrid sensor histidine kinase/response regulator; the protein is MSGEEQRTPVPAWASSRAAPALVVAVAIIDLLAVLLVGSSVEQSRLHQHERATAATQNLAAALEQYLGGIFEKVELTLLTVADEYARESAAGRLDAPVFDDFLARQRGRIPQVHALEVFDANGVLAHGRDAPPGVISDISDREYFRRLRDDPGLGVLVSSPLVGRLTARPQLVMARALRRADGGFAGVAVASVLLEDLAHALEGYDVGARGVIVLRDPDLGVVVRRQSSGAPIALGDRTVSPELLALLRDGHRAATYSGVAVDGVERTFTFRRMARTGHLVIVGLACDDYLAGWRRSTLLATAVLAAFGLLTAAAAWLTLRAWRRHQAAVQDLAEQETRFRLLAESATDVIWMVDAARRLTYVSPAVQRLAGWTPEEACRVRWPRLLSRPSIERIRSALARLGAVAPHAQPFADALIEHEVVAKDGRRVHAESRFSLLWSADGQVLGAIGVTRDVTERREMQARVQVAERMASLGTMAAGVAHEVNNPLTYVYGNVAFALERLRSVDVARGRQGPVDEALQALREALAGADRVRHIVRDLKAFSRAEDGRLEPVDVGQVIEGCLKMTATLTGDRAQVSVRLGPVPRVLASEARIGQVMLNLIVNAAHAIPEGDPDANRIEVSTALAADGRVEVVVTDTGTGIAPEVLPRIFDPFFTTKGVGEGTGLGLSICHGIVKGLDGEIDVETAVGRGSRFRVLLPPAPEGAVAAPAEAPIAPAAPPRRRVLVLDDDPLVARAIGRTLSRDCAVDVSTDPVQALRRVHSGERWDVILCDLMMPELAGMDVHASIQEIDPGQAARIVFMTGGAFTTRAREFLERVPNARLEKPLDPATLARVLEAGGRGAPGDGTAGR
- a CDS encoding FAD-dependent oxidoreductase encodes the protein MATDLDVLVLGSGQAGVPLAARLAAAGRRVALVERGDLGGTCVNAGCTPTKTLIASARAAHVARTAGRLGIRAGEVQVDLGAAMDRKDAVVARWREGVRQRLEAAAPRLRLVHGPARFVAPREVEVAGERLAAPVVIVNVGARPAVAPVPGLDRVPFLTSTGALALRALPAHLVVLGGGYVGCELAQLFRRFGAGVTVIDPSPHLLAREDEAVSAALEEVFRREGIRLALGAAAEAVEGGAGAVRVRLAGGAVEEGSHLLVATGRRPNTDDLGCDAAGVALDRRGFVEVDARYCTSAEGVYAVGDAAGGPQFTHSAWDDHRILFDLLLGRGRRTRDDRLVPHVVFTDPQVGVVGLTEREARARGVPFELATLPYSAVARAVEVDEPDGVVRVLVDPRDERILGAAVVGAEGGELVHVLAALMQAGASARALVDMEMAHPTFCEGLQSAVMTLERFALRP